The Nitrospirota bacterium DNA segment AAGAATGAGATAAAGCTGGATATGGACTCAGCTACAACCCTATTTAAGAAAATATGCAGGACTATCCAGAGAAAGAATAAAAAGATCGCTCCTGAAATAAAAAAGATAAATCAAGCCTTACGTCATAACAAAATAGAAGTGCAGGAGCTATTCAAAAAATTGCTTTCAGGCGATAAAGAATACTTTGATTCAATAGGCAAAAATAATGGTTCTTATTTTAATAAATGGCTGTTAATTTTTTTAGCACAAAACAGCATTAATCCTGTGCTTGAGGCATATGCTGATAGAATAAAAGGGTATGTGGAACAGGATTCATGGCGGAAAGGCTATTGTCCAGTATGCGGTTCTGAGCCACTAATGGGAAAGATAAAAAATGTCGAGGGTGTTGAAGGAGCAAAGTTTCTTATCTGTTCTTCCTGTGGCTTTGAGTGGCGATTTGATAGGATATTATGTCCATTCTGCGGCAACGGAGACCATAAAAAACTGAGGCATTTTTATATTGAGAAAGAAGGTAAGGGTTACAGGGTGGATGTCTGCGATATATGTAAAAAATACATCAAAACTATAGATTTAAGAGAACTAAAAATAGATGTTATCCCCCATGTTGAAGATATCGGAACTATTCATCTTGATATCATTGCTCAGAACGAAGGGTATAAAAGGGATATTCTAAATATTTTAGATATGGAAAAAATGGGGTCGGATGCCGAGGTATAGCATATAGCATAGTAGATTTTATACATAGAGGCCGACAAATTATGACACTTAGAGAACTGAAGCTGTATGCAAAAACAAAGGGATTAAAGATTCTTAATATGAAAAGGGAGAACATCATTCGAGCAATCCAGAGCCTTGAAGGAAATACTCCTTGTTTTGGAACATCTAAAGTAAAAAATTGTGACCAGAAAAACTGCTTATGGCTTCAGGAATGTTTGTATTACTACAATAGGCTTAACCTTGCAGATAATGAACAATAATTATTTAAGATTTTTATTAATAAAACTGTTATAAATAGTATCTGCCCATAAAATTAAGTTGATATTATGGCTGTTTGTCTATAATGCCCAATTACAAAATGTGGGAATGATGTCAAGATAAATGTCAATTCTATTTTAAGAACCTTAAAAATATTAATTGACAAGTTGAAGAAATAGAGTTAAATTATTGTTATAAAAGAATAAAATCTATCGTAATAAGGCTATTAAGCGATTGAATTTTATAAAAATAAAATACTCGCTTCCCCGATTAAGTCGAGGAATAACAAAAAAGAGTATATTTTTTTTCTCTAACAGCTTTACCAGAGATTTTACATTATTCCTATGTTTAATTGTTTGCTTTTTAATCCTCACCTTAAGCTTATTAACTTTTGACTCTTACTCTGCTGAAGAAAACACCTGTTTAGCATGTCATATAGATCTGAAAAAGCCTAAAAAAAGTATTCATGTAGTATTAGATAAGGGCTGCTCAACATGTCATAAGACTGTTGAAGGAAAAACTCATCCTGACCAGAAAGGCAGTATTATACTCACACAGAAAGTACCTGCTCTTTGTTATATTTGCCATGATATATCGAAATTCAAAGGCACATCAGGCCATGCCCTATTAGGTATGTGCACAGGCTGTCATAATCCACACAGCTCTGATTCAGATAAACTTTTAAAAAACGACCAGCCCAATCTTTGCTATGAATGCCATGAAAAAACAAAATTTACAAAAAAATATGTTCACGCAATAATAAATCTTGGAGGATGCACATCTTGCCATGCAGCACATACTTCTGAATATCCATCCCTTCTACTAAATTCGACACATAAATTGTGTATAAGCTGCCATGCTAATAAACTGAAATTACCACATGTTGTTTCCCTGCCCGGTAAAAAACGTCATCCGATTGATGGAGTAATAGATCCAAGTACCATCAAGTTGATAAAAGTTGAAGACCCAAAAAATCCAAAAAGACAGATAGAGATTCCAGACCCTAATGTTCCAGGAAAAGAGATGACCTGTGCAAGTTGCCATGAACCACATAGTTCTGATTTCAGGTCACTTCTAACCCAAGAAAGGATATGTATTAAATGCCACAAACTTTAATGCGAATACCTTACTTTACTCACTATTTACTATCCACTATTTTGCTATTACTTTTTGCATGTACCCCAAAAACACCCTTACTCGAAAAACCTAAAGGTGAATACATCTGGCCTCCACCTCCACAAACTCCGCGCATTCAATGGGTGACACAATGGTCAAATTCACAGGACTTTAAAATGATAAACCCTCTTGATGTACTTATAAGAGAAGCTGTGCTTCATGTTTTATTCAGGCCAAATGGGGTCGTAGTTGATAACGCAGGTAATATTTATGTTGCTGATTCACAGCTTCATAAAATTTTTGTCTTTGACATGGAAAAATTTACTTTGCGTTTTCTCGGCGAAGGTATACTTGATGCCCCAATATGTCTTGCTATAGACAATAAAAGAGGAATTTTGTTTGTTTCAGATTCAAAACTTAACAGTGTATTTGGACTGAATAAAAATACAGGACAGGTAGTTATGTCACCTGTTCCAACAGGAGAATTTAAAAATCCATCTGGATTGGTTTATGACGAAGAAAGAGAGAGACTATATGTTTCAGACAGTAAAAATCATATTATAAGGGTCTTTGATAAAGATGGGTTGCCTCTGTTTACATTTGGTAAAAAAGGAACTGAAGATGGTGAATTTCATACTCCAAGCTATCTGGCTCTTGATAAAAATGGCCGAATTTATGTTGTTGACTTATTTAATTTCAGGATACAGATATTCACTCCTGATGGAAAGTTCATTAGAAAATTCGGGAGACTTGGTGATTGTCGTGGCTGCTTCACAAGGCCAGCAGGTATTGGCCTGGATTCAGAAGGACACATATATGTGGTTGATACTGCATTCAACAATTTCCAGATTTTTACTGACGAAGGAAAGCTTTTACTCGATATTGGCAAGGCTGGAATAGGAGCAGGTCAATTTTCACTTCCAACAGGATTATATATTGATAAAAAAGACAGAATTTATGTAACTGATACTTTTAACAGAAGGATACAGGTTTTTCAATATTTGAAAGAAAAAAAATGAGGATGTCTAAGCCTTGAAGGAAAAAATTCATTGAGTCAGAAAAAAAGAATTATCTTTTTTTTAACTATATTTCTTTTTTTTTTATAGCTCTCTTATTTGAAAAATCTGAAGCACAGATGTCAAATGCTGCGTATGCATACCCCAAAAGGTTCCGTTTTACGGGTCTTATAGAACTTACATACCGCGATTATAGCTTTGCATCAAGTTATTATGGACATGGTACAGACACCAGCTATACGAGCTTCGAGCAACGCTATATGTTAGGGCTAAGGGGGTATATATATCATCCCAAACTTGTATCTTTTTACGCAAGCTTAACTTACAGAAAAGAAATAGCAGATGATGGTTCAGATAACAACCGTGATTTAGATACTATAAATTATAATTTTTCAGCCAATATTCTACGAACTAATCCTATATCTTTAGATTTATACGCCCTAAAAACTGACTCTACTATAGAAGGATGGGGCACATCTCCTTACAATATCACCACAAGTTTTTTTGGGGCGAGACTACGTTTTACAAGAAGAAATTTTCCTTCTATAGTAATTGGATATGATCACTGGGAATATACTATTGAGAGAGAACATGGCTTTTTAATCAATAAATATGGATTTGGGGAGCTTATTATCGAAAAAAAGATTAAGGAAGAAAATACCGAGAATACCAGATTTAATATAAATATAAATGGTTTTTTAAAGACTATAAATACAAGATATAATATTATTGGAGATTTATCAGAGTATTCAAGTCCTTTTAGAGAATATGATGGAAAAAATATAATAGCCAATACATATACTAATATAAAAAACCAAAATTCACTGTCTACTTCTTTTCAACACTCTGACATAGATATAAAAAAACTGACAATGTTTACAGCAGATTTAAGATTATCCCCTATCGGCAAGTTAAATCATAACTATGGATATGAATACCTTACTTTCGAAACCGAAGATGAGAAAGCAGATTTACAAACGGTCAGTAGTTATTTACTCTACAGACTATCTAAAATGATATTCGGAACAGCGAACTTACGTTACAGTTTCGGGAATCGTAACGAAAGAAACGAAGAATCATATGGGGTTAACATTGGACTAAATTATGGCAAGCTTATTAAAAATTTTGATTTTACGTCATATTATAAGTTCTCTATTAAAACAGATGAAAGCCGTGGAGAATATAAATTTGTTGGGAATTCTCTGGGCATTGGTCTCTCTACAAGAAAATTCAAGCTTGGGAAAATTTATGCAAATTATGATATCTCAACAAGCAAATATGATTATAATTATACATTAAAGGAAAGTGAATATTACTATTCGGAATTTGAAGAATTTGGCAAATTATCAGCCGAAGGTGATTACATAGAGCATAGAGTCAGAACAGGAATAAATGGCAAAGGACCAAGGAGGGCATACTGGAATATTGAGGCTGAAGCGAGAATTTTCGACGCTAATACAAAAAATCACGGAACTACATTCTGGATTGGAGAAGAACAATGGGCTGAGAAAATAAGGCATTATACTTTAACAGGAGATATAGGCTATCCTATCGGACAAAAAGGATTGGCCACATTGAAGGGAAGTTATACTACAGGAGAAACTAACTCTGAAAATATCGAAAGTTATTATTATGAAGTCCGTCTTAATTATCGTATACTCAGGAACCTCAATTTTTTAGGATGGTGGAGAGAAGATTGGCGAAATCAAGGATGGTGGGCAGGATCAACTGTTGATTTCCAGAGAAAATATGGATGGAAGAACAGGGAATATCAACTTGAACTACGTTATTTAATAAGAAGTATAACTCTCTCTCTTGAGTATAATGTATACAGGTTAGAGGAAGGTCCATTAGTTTCAGAATATAAAAGGTTTTATGTAAAACTGAGCAAACCATTTTAAAAATGAATAAGAAATACCTCATATTTTTTATTATTCTATTTCTTTTTGCCGGATGTGCTACATCGGAAGTTGCAATTCAAGATTCTGAATTAGATATACGAGGACCGAATCCTGTCTGGCCTCCGCCTCCCCAGACAGCGAGGGTTCAATATATAAGAAGCATTTCCGGACAATCTGATATAAAAAAAAAGAAGTCTTGGTTTATTAAAACAATGGATAGTATTCTCGGGAAAGGTCAAACATCAGGAAATTTACTCAGACCATATGGAGTATTCGCAGATGCTGATAAAATTTATGTAACAGATCCTGGAACTCATTTTCTTCATATCTTTGACATAAAAGAAAAAAGATATCTTGAAATTAGAAACGCTGACAGAAAGGATTTAATATCGCCTATCGGTGTAGCAGTTGACAAAAATGGAGAAATATATCTCTCTGATTCCATATTAAAGAGAGTTTTCCACTTCGATAAGGATGGTAAATATATCAGGGAAATCGGATCAGATGATTTATTTATCAGGCCTGCAGGTATTGCAATTGATGAAGAAAGACTTTATGTTATAGATACACACAAGCATAATGTTTTAGTTTTTTCAAAAAAAGATGGATCATTACTTTTTAACTTTGGTAAAAAAGGTAACGGAAAAGGAGAATTCAATTATCCTACTAATATATTTATTGCAAAAGATAACTTGCTTTATATATCTGATTCAATGAATTTCAGGGTTCAAATCTTTGATAAGAACGGCAAATTTATCTCAACTTTTGGTAAACATGGTGATGGTTCAGGTGATTTCTCTAAATCCAAAGGCATAGCTGTTGATTCAGATGGACATATTTATGTTGCTGACGCACATTTTGATACTGTCCAGATATTCGATAAGGATGGCAGGCTACTTCTTGCCTTTGGTAACACAGGCCGTAAAAAAGGACAAATGATCCTTCCGGCAGGTTTATTTATTGATGAACAGGACAGAATTTATGTTGCAGATTCAAATAATAACAGGATACAGATATTTCAGTATCTGAAAAAGTAAACAATGAGAAGTAAAATAAAATTAATATCTTGCGTTCTATATTTCACATTTTGTATTTTATTTTTAAATCCCTTTTTAGTTTTAGCACGTGTTGAAGATACTAAACATAATTTGTCTGTTTCAGGTACAGGGGATGTGAAAGCAGTTAGTGAAACCCAAATTTGTATATTCTGCCATACCCCTCATAATGCCTCACCTGCAAAACCTCTCTGGAATCATGAGATAACGGCGGTTGTAAATTATATAAATTACTGGAGTCCCACTTTGCAATCTTACTCTTCTGAGGCAGAAGCACCACCTATTGATGGATTCTCAAAACTCTGCTTAAGTTGCCATGATGGAACTGTAGCAATAGGTTCAATTATAAGCAGATGGGATGAGATTCAGATGATAAGCATTACAGATGTTCTTGATGCTTCAGGAAGACTCATTAGAGGGCCTGGGTACCTCGGGACAGATCTTTCAGGAGGGCATCCTATATCCATTATATTTGACGAAATACTGGCTAATAAAAGAAATACCTCAGACCCTCCTTTAAGCCGTCTTAAATGGCCTATAAACGATCCTTATGTAAAACTTCATCCTACTCAGAATGGATACGGAGTGCAGTGCACATCATGCCATGATCCACATACAAACAGAGCAGCAGGTGGTTGGCCCCCATTCTGGAATAAAACAACGCATGATGAAGTATGCATTGTATGTCACGAAGAGATACCACCAGGGGATATAGAATGGTAAAGAAAAAAGTTTTTATTATGAATATCGTTATCCTTTTTCTTATCTCCTCTTCTCTTAATGCTAACTCCGGGATTAAAAGGCCGCATGGTGATGAGAGTAAACTTCTCAAGGGGTGTGCAAGTTGTCATAAAGGTCATGGAATATATAATACACCCATGCTTTCGGTTAGAAAAGAATTATTTTGCTTTAAATGCCATGGACATAGTATTTATGTAGAAAATGCTAAAAGATCTGGAGACATTGCTAATGACGTCAAAACAGAGGATATACAGAAAGAATTTGAAAAACCTTACCATCACCCTATTGAAAAAACAGGTATTCATAGATATGATGAAATAATTCCAGAAGTAGATGGAGCTATGCCGAGACATTCAGACTGTGTTGATTGCCACCATCATCACTATGTAAAAAAGGAAAACAAGATGTCAGGTATCAGGGGTATAAATAAAGATGGAGTTAAGGTGAGGATAACTTCTGAGTATGAACTCTGCTTTAAGTGTCATTCTTATAGCGCTAATCTCCCTTCAAACCAAACCAATAAAGCAGAAATCCTTAATCCATCAAATCCTTCTTTTCATCCGATTATAGCGCCTGGAACTAACACTGATGTGCCAAGTCTTATCCCTCCTCTATCTACATCGAGCCTTATTAAATGCACTGACTGTCATAACAATGATGAACCTTCAGGTCCAAAAGGGCCTCATGGTTCTATTTATAAATATATTTTATCCAAGAATTATACGACTATTGATAGTTCAGAAGGTCCATTTCAATATGAACTCTGTTACAGTTGTCACAGAAGGAGTAGTATTTTAAGTAATGAAAGTTTTCAGTTACATAATCTTCATATATCGAATGTGGGCACTTCCTGCAGGACGTGTCATAACCCTCATGGGAGTATACAATATACACATCTGATAGATTTTAATAGGGCAACTGTTATGCCATCAAAAAGTATGCAACTTGAATACAGAGATTTAGGTATTAGAGCCGGCCAATGTTTTCTAAACTGTCACGGACATGAACATGACCCGGCTGTCTATCCCTCAGCAATATCAGGGACCATTTTACACAAACCTTCTTTTCAACCTAAACGATTTCCTTCACGTCGTTAAACCAAAATTGCAATGTTATTTTAGCACTGCCTTTTTAAATTCCTCTACTCCAATTCGTTCAATAAATCTTGGCATCCTTTCTCTTGTTTTCGCATTCTTCGAATAGTAATCAAGACATCTCTCTATTAACTTAAATGCCTCTTCATCATTTAGTTTTTCTGCTATTATATTACCAATTCGTGGTCTCCCGCCTGAATTCCCTCCAACTACTACTGTCCAGCCATCAGGTGCTGCAAAGGCACCAAAATCTCTCAGAAAACTCTCTGCACAATTAAGCCTGCATCCTGAAATGCCGAATTTTGTTTTTGCAGGAACGGTCTGTTCCTTTCCAACATACATTTTTTCTATTTTTGCAGCAAGTCCAAGTGAATTACCCTGCCCGAATTTACATGTTTCTGTTCCTGGACATGCCTGAACATAATGGACACATAATCCCTCAGCAGGTCCTATTGCCATATCCAGATCATTCCATACCTGTTCAACCTCTTCTGGTTTCATACCGACCAGTGCAATACGCTGACCGGATGTTATTTTAATTATTTTAATTTTATATTTGCGTGCAACCATCGCAAGCTTTTCAAGAATTTCAGGTGTCAATACACCCATCGGTATTCTGGGAACAATGGCATATGTCTGTTTATCCCTCTGAAGAATGGCCCCTCTTGGTTCCTTGCTCATTTTGTTTCCTCCCTTGCTATTACCGTCTCCCCTGCTTTCACCTTTTCCCCTAATTTGACCATAATTCCGACATCCTTTGGAAGATACACATCAAGCCTTGAGCCGAATTTTATCATTCCATATCTTTCTCCTCGTTTTAATATATCACCGATTTTTACCCTGCACACTACTCTTCTTGCAAGAAAACCTGCAACCTGTCTTACAAGTATTTCTCCGTATTCCCCTTCAAGTATCAGGGCAATATTCTCGTTTTTTAATGAAGCATCATCTTTATATGCTGCTTGAAATTTACCAGGTGTGTATATAACATCAACCACCCTACCGTCACAAGGTGAACGGTTTACGTGAACATCAAGAGGTGACATGAAGATACTTATTTCTTTAACTTCAGACTTTAAATTTTCCTTTTCGAATATATCCCTTATTTGTATTACTTTTCCATCAGCAGGTGATACAAAAAGACCTTTTTCCTGAGGTATATTCCTTTCAGGGTCTCTAAAAAAGAAAATTATAAAAACTGATAGAACAAATGAAAAAAAAGAGCCACCCACCAAGAGATAAAATATAGTTTCTGAAATGCCGGTTTTTAAACTCCAGAGTAACAGCAGCGAAATTATAAAAGTAACAAAAAGAGATATTACAATATACAGATAACCTTCTGGAGCAATTTTAATCACGCTTTTGATTTATCAACTAATTTTCCCTTCTTAAGCCATGGCATCATGGCTCTTAGCTTTGCTCCAACATCCTCGATAGGATGTTCCTCACCCTTTTTTGTAAGAGCATTGAAAACAGGCTTATTCGCTCTGCATTCCAATATCCATTCTCGTGCAAACTCACCGGACTGAATTTCGTTCAAAATTTTCCTCATCTCTTTTCTTGTCTCATCAGTAATGATTCTCGGACCACGTGTTAAATCACCATATTGAGCTGTATTGCTTATTGAGTATCTCATATTTGAGATACCGCCTTCATAAATAAGGTCAACAATCAATTTAACTTCATGCAGACACTCAAAGTAAGCCATTTCTGGTGAATAACCTGCTTCAACAAGTGTTTCAAAACCTGCTGTAATAAGTGAAGTTAATCCCCCGCAAAGCACTACCTGTTCTCCGAATAAATCTGTTTCAGTCTCTTCCCTGAAAGTAGTTTCAATAACGCCTGCCCTACCCCCTCCTATTGAAGAGGCGTAGGCAAGTGCAACTTTCTTTGTATCTTTAGAGGGATCCTGGTTTACAGCTATGAGGCATGGAACACCACTTCCTTTTGTATATTCAGACCTGACAAGATGACCTGGTCCTTTTGGAGCAACCATAAATACATTTACATTCGATGGAGGAACAATCTGACCATAATGTATATTAAACCCATGTGCAAACCCGAGATATGCACCTTTCTTTATATTCTGAGAGATTTCTGCTTTATAAATGTCAGCCATGTATTCATCAGGCACGAGCATCATTATAACGTCTGCTTTTTTAGCCGCATCCGATGGCGTAAATACTTTGAAACCTGCTTTTTCAGCTTTTTCCCATCCGGCTCCGCCTTTTTTAACACCTATAATGACATCCATCCCGCTTTCCCTTAGGTTATTTGCATGAGCATGTCCTTGGCTTCCGTAACCCATTACAGCAATTTTTTTGTTCTTTAAAATCTTCTTA contains these protein-coding regions:
- a CDS encoding NAD(P)/FAD-dependent oxidoreductase — translated: MSKEPRGAILQRDKQTYAIVPRIPMGVLTPEILEKLAMVARKYKIKIIKITSGQRIALVGMKPEEVEQVWNDLDMAIGPAEGLCVHYVQACPGTETCKFGQGNSLGLAAKIEKMYVGKEQTVPAKTKFGISGCRLNCAESFLRDFGAFAAPDGWTVVVGGNSGGRPRIGNIIAEKLNDEEAFKLIERCLDYYSKNAKTRERMPRFIERIGVEEFKKAVLK
- the ilvC gene encoding ketol-acid reductoisomerase, which translates into the protein MKIYYDKDADKKILKNKKIAVMGYGSQGHAHANNLRESGMDVIIGVKKGGAGWEKAEKAGFKVFTPSDAAKKADVIMMLVPDEYMADIYKAEISQNIKKGAYLGFAHGFNIHYGQIVPPSNVNVFMVAPKGPGHLVRSEYTKGSGVPCLIAVNQDPSKDTKKVALAYASSIGGGRAGVIETTFREETETDLFGEQVVLCGGLTSLITAGFETLVEAGYSPEMAYFECLHEVKLIVDLIYEGGISNMRYSISNTAQYGDLTRGPRIITDETRKEMRKILNEIQSGEFAREWILECRANKPVFNALTKKGEEHPIEDVGAKLRAMMPWLKKGKLVDKSKA
- a CDS encoding 6-bladed beta-propeller, with the translated sequence MNKKYLIFFIILFLFAGCATSEVAIQDSELDIRGPNPVWPPPPQTARVQYIRSISGQSDIKKKKSWFIKTMDSILGKGQTSGNLLRPYGVFADADKIYVTDPGTHFLHIFDIKEKRYLEIRNADRKDLISPIGVAVDKNGEIYLSDSILKRVFHFDKDGKYIREIGSDDLFIRPAGIAIDEERLYVIDTHKHNVLVFSKKDGSLLFNFGKKGNGKGEFNYPTNIFIAKDNLLYISDSMNFRVQIFDKNGKFISTFGKHGDGSGDFSKSKGIAVDSDGHIYVADAHFDTVQIFDKDGRLLLAFGNTGRKKGQMILPAGLFIDEQDRIYVADSNNNRIQIFQYLKK
- a CDS encoding SAP domain-containing protein, with the protein product MTLRELKLYAKTKGLKILNMKRENIIRAIQSLEGNTPCFGTSKVKNCDQKNCLWLQECLYYYNRLNLADNEQ
- a CDS encoding 6-bladed beta-propeller, producing MPQTLMRIPYFTHYLLSTILLLLFACTPKTPLLEKPKGEYIWPPPPQTPRIQWVTQWSNSQDFKMINPLDVLIREAVLHVLFRPNGVVVDNAGNIYVADSQLHKIFVFDMEKFTLRFLGEGILDAPICLAIDNKRGILFVSDSKLNSVFGLNKNTGQVVMSPVPTGEFKNPSGLVYDEERERLYVSDSKNHIIRVFDKDGLPLFTFGKKGTEDGEFHTPSYLALDKNGRIYVVDLFNFRIQIFTPDGKFIRKFGRLGDCRGCFTRPAGIGLDSEGHIYVVDTAFNNFQIFTDEGKLLLDIGKAGIGAGQFSLPTGLYIDKKDRIYVTDTFNRRIQVFQYLKEKK
- a CDS encoding cytochrome C; the encoded protein is MVKKKVFIMNIVILFLISSSLNANSGIKRPHGDESKLLKGCASCHKGHGIYNTPMLSVRKELFCFKCHGHSIYVENAKRSGDIANDVKTEDIQKEFEKPYHHPIEKTGIHRYDEIIPEVDGAMPRHSDCVDCHHHHYVKKENKMSGIRGINKDGVKVRITSEYELCFKCHSYSANLPSNQTNKAEILNPSNPSFHPIIAPGTNTDVPSLIPPLSTSSLIKCTDCHNNDEPSGPKGPHGSIYKYILSKNYTTIDSSEGPFQYELCYSCHRRSSILSNESFQLHNLHISNVGTSCRTCHNPHGSIQYTHLIDFNRATVMPSKSMQLEYRDLGIRAGQCFLNCHGHEHDPAVYPSAISGTILHKPSFQPKRFPSRR
- a CDS encoding phosphatidylserine decarboxylase family protein, with translation MIKIAPEGYLYIVISLFVTFIISLLLLWSLKTGISETIFYLLVGGSFFSFVLSVFIIFFFRDPERNIPQEKGLFVSPADGKVIQIRDIFEKENLKSEVKEISIFMSPLDVHVNRSPCDGRVVDVIYTPGKFQAAYKDDASLKNENIALILEGEYGEILVRQVAGFLARRVVCRVKIGDILKRGERYGMIKFGSRLDVYLPKDVGIMVKLGEKVKAGETVIAREETK
- a CDS encoding formate dehydrogenase accessory protein FdhE; protein product: MKRKKPNELDRIIHRIDVIEKNRPSYKEILEFFKDIVKQQYKIKSLINVEAVDINRETVKKQMMEGFPLIDKNEIKLDMDSATTLFKKICRTIQRKNKKIAPEIKKINQALRHNKIEVQELFKKLLSGDKEYFDSIGKNNGSYFNKWLLIFLAQNSINPVLEAYADRIKGYVEQDSWRKGYCPVCGSEPLMGKIKNVEGVEGAKFLICSSCGFEWRFDRILCPFCGNGDHKKLRHFYIEKEGKGYRVDVCDICKKYIKTIDLRELKIDVIPHVEDIGTIHLDIIAQNEGYKRDILNILDMEKMGSDAEV